The following are from one region of the Cyanobium gracile PCC 6307 genome:
- the tsaE gene encoding tRNA (adenosine(37)-N6)-threonylcarbamoyltransferase complex ATPase subunit type 1 TsaE, with amino-acid sequence MESTDAIEVCHLADPTATDALGRRLASQLLAAGAADGALLLLRGELGAGKTSLVQGLAAALGISEPVTSPTFALAQHYDTDSGSDAGTTALVHLDLYRLEPGAAADELFAQEEEDARGLGAVLAVEWPERLSFRPEGAWEVALSHREDGKGRLARITPPGITPPRSSPAAPR; translated from the coding sequence GGAATCCACTGACGCGATCGAGGTGTGCCATCTGGCGGACCCCACCGCCACCGACGCCCTGGGGCGGCGGCTGGCGTCGCAGCTGCTCGCGGCTGGTGCCGCTGACGGTGCCCTGCTGCTGCTGCGGGGGGAGCTCGGGGCCGGCAAGACGTCCCTGGTGCAGGGGCTGGCCGCCGCCCTGGGCATCAGCGAGCCGGTCACCAGCCCCACCTTCGCCCTGGCCCAGCACTACGACACCGACAGCGGTTCCGACGCGGGCACCACGGCCCTGGTGCACCTGGATCTCTACCGGCTGGAGCCCGGCGCCGCAGCCGATGAACTGTTCGCCCAGGAGGAGGAGGACGCCCGCGGCCTCGGCGCGGTGCTCGCGGTGGAGTGGCCCGAGCGGCTCAGCTTCCGGCCGGAAGGAGCCTGGGAGGTGGCGTTGAGCCACCGGGAGGATGGCAAGGGCCGCCTGGCCCGGATCACGCCGCCAGGCATCACCCCGCCGCGATCCTCGCCTGCAGCGCCGCGATGA